ATTTTGACAAATACCATGGTGGATCAATGGTAAGCGTTAACGTTTTTGGAAAGGATATGGCATTGTCCACACCCACTGTTGAAACTTTGAATTCATATTCGCCATAGGCTAAATTTTGAAAACTTATGGAACCATCTTCCACATATCCAGAATAATTTTGAGGCCCTTGTAACTCGTAAAAATATCTGGGCTGAATTAGTTTTGGCGTGGAAAATTCCACTTCCAATAGTCTTGAGTTCTTGAAAGACAATTGAAATGCATACTGGTCCATTATTGGAATACGGATGCTTTCCCCTTTCAAAGAATTCAACTCAGGAATAGGAAGCTTATTTGAATCCAGCTGTTTTTTGAGACTTTTTGTATTGATCTTGGCAAATCCATCACTTAACACGATAAATGAAATGGAATCATTTATCTTAATAATATTGTGAGAGTCGGGCACCAACCTTTTTCTGAGGTTCAAATCGGTTATCACCAAGCTATCCGACTTTAAATCGGTATACATGATTTCCTTCATCTCTTCATTGGCCACAAACCAAAAATGACTGCTATCAAAATTTAAAATATCGTTCCCATTAAATTTTTGGAACTCATTGAACAACACAATTTCTCCCAAGATAGGATCATATTTATGCCATATGCCACCAATGTTTAGCGTAATTTGGTTTTTAATCTTGTAAACTTTGATATTGTAGTTAGTAGGTATATCAATGCCATCAAACTGCTCTATCTTCAAAACACTCTTGTAATCTTCATTCAAGTGAACACGATAAAAACCTTTGTACGGGTGTACTGCCCATACTATGGTTGGAGATTCAAAACATAGTTGCTTTATTGGGAAAACTATCCCTTCTACCTTGCTTATCTCCCAAGAATTATCTTCCTGTCTTTTATATGTAGCTAATCCATTGTATGTTCCTTGGATATAGGTCCTACTTTGCTCGGGAATTTTTATAATTTCATACCCTCCGGAGATGTTGGAAATCTTTTCCGTATTACCTTTCTGAATTTTAAATGTTCCCGTATTATGACCGCATAATAAATTATCATCTATTGTTTCCAGATCCCAAACATGACCTTGGGTTCCATTGATAAATCTCAAGTCATGATCGTCAAAATAGAATACGCCCGTATTACTGCCCAAGTAGAGTTTATCTTCAAAAAAATTAGCATCATAGACTGTACCCAATGCTCCTGAGTTATCTGTGTAGTATTTAATAGGACTGTTCAATTTTACCCTTCCGAGACCATTGTCGAGCCCAAGCCATAATTGGTCTTCGTATTGAAGCATGGAAAGCAATGTATTATTTTGAAGACCAGAAGCTTTGTTTAGAACTCTTGATTCTTTTGTCTGAAAGTCATATAGATAAACTCCGTTTTTTATGGTTCCAAAAGCAATCTTACCGTTATCGAGTTTTAGGATTTTGTTCAACTGATGCTTTTTGAGCTCCTCGTTCAAATCTTCGTCCCAAGAAATCAATTCGTCGTTTTCAAAAAAATAACAACCATTCAATTTGGTTCCCACAATTAATTTTCCATCAACAACTGCAATATCAGTGACTGTCCTATTTAATAATTTCTCTTGATTTTCTAGAGGAACCAAAGCATCATCTTGTAGTTCAAAAAGGCCACTTGTACTACTGGCAACAATCATTCTGTCATCATACCAAATAAAATCCGAAATGACCTCGCTAGGTTCTATAACCGTTATTGTATCATTTTTATAAATGTAAATTGATGAAAAGGACCTAAAAAAAATGGTATCATCGACCGAGAGAATCTCCCAAAATTCTTCACTTGTGAACAAGTGTCCTTTTATTAAATGTGTCAAAGAAGTATATTCTAAGACCCCCGCATTCTTTTTCCAAAAACCAAATTCCTCATACGATCCTGTGTATATACGTTCACCAACGGATAGAACGGAGCGTATAATCGTACTATTGGGTAATTTATTGAGCGTCCACCGTTCACCATCAAAATAAAGCATCCCTTTATTGTTTGCAACAAAGAGTTCTCCTTTAGAGTTTACCGTCAAATCCCAGTTTTTACTCCCGCCTTGGTACTCAAGAATATTGTAATTATAAACTGGTGGCAGTAAATTCTGACCACATAAAAATACAGGTAGGCTCAAAAAAACAATAATTGTTAACCAATAGTATAGTATAGTTTTTGGCAATGTCATTTTGCTGTAGTCTTCATACAAAGTCTAAGGTAAGTGACTTTCCAGTTCTACTTGCCCAGCTTTATTCTTAGTCTCGTTGATATATGCTAAAAGTAAAAAACTGAAACCAATTGCCACTATAAAGAGGCTAGGTTTTATTGATACCCGTTGTTTTCGTAAAATGTACACTTATAAAGAATATGGAAATTTAAATCCAGCCTTTTACCGAACCGTCAGTCCATATCAGCTATCCATTGATCGAAACAAGGCATTCATGAGATTAGCCCTCTTTTAAACATTAGGATATACTACGTTTGTATTGTAAATGAGCGTTAAAATAAAGTTTGGTTTAATTATTAGTATGTTTTAACGCGAAATTATGAAAGTACACTTTTTGAACTGTTGATCATAAAAGTGTTTAGTTTAGTTGAGGTTTCCATTACGCCAAGGAGTTTTTAAAATTCCTTGGTCGTAATGGATAAACTAAAATTGAAAACATCTCCCTACAAGTATATTTAAATAACCATCCAATTCATATCTAACGATTCATTAAGGATAGAAATGTTTGGTGTTCTCTTAAATTCTTAATGCGATGCGATGGTTTGACCACCAAGATATTTTCTTGGTGGTTTTTATTACAATTATATTAAATACGCCTTGCTTTAGAAGAATAATACTGTTAATAATACTAAGTATCCATAGAATCAAATGAATTGAAATTGTACAACCATGAATTCATTTACCCCATCCATCAATTGAAACAGGCTGTTCGTTGATCAATGAACTTGGGTTCAACAACTTATCCTTTACTTTATTATACCAAATCTATTTCTTGCCCCTAACCTCCAAGAAATCACAATAAACTTGACCGATATGATTAGATCTTTACATTTTTTGCCCAATAGACCAAAAACTGAAAAATCTTTTTCAGTCAAAGAATTTACCCGGTTTCACCAATCCGTACTTATTATGTTGTCTGTCCTCATAGGACAAACAGCATTTGCACAGATTGAAGTAGATACCTGGTACACTGCGGATAGGGCCGTTAACACGGCCCCATTGCCCCCTGGCCAATTCTATCAATACACCCCATATGCCCCGGTTGATGGAACTCCCGTAACCACTTGGTACGATTTCGTTGATGGTGGACTCAGTTCTAATCAAAATGCGGTACAACATCCTGCGGACCCTTCACATTATCCCAATCCCTGGAATGCGCCCGTTAATCCCGGCTTTGAACATTCCTTTGGGCTTCCTACTTATCTACATCCCGCCGGTTCGGTGCCTGGCATACCTACTTTGCGAAGAAATAGTATGAATTTTAATCCCGCTCTCGAATTTGATGGAAGCGGTAACGGCGAAGCCTTACATACGCGCCCTGTCTCCAGAGAAGAGATAACTGTTTTTATTGTCTTCAAGGCCCAGGGTTCGGGGAATACCGCAAAGACCCAAAGGCTGCTCTATGGAGGGGATATAGAGGCCTATCATAGTTCTACCACCAATCTTTCACTGGGAGTTTCAAATGGGAATCGATTTTCAGTGGGCAGGACCTGGAACGGGGGTTCCTTTTTTCAAAGTGGCGGCATAGATCTTATCGATCGTCCAACCGTTGGTGTGTTCATTAGAGATGTTGTGGAACCCATTGGAAGCCAACAAGAAGTTCTGGCAACAAGGGTAAATGGGCTACAGGATATCTTAGAAATACGAAATCATAGCCTTGCAGAAAATGACCTCTATTTATTCAGCCGCCTTGGAAAACACTTTAATAGTGGCGGTGGCGATTCCGATAGTAATCTAACAGGCAGCATAGCAGAAGTTTTGATCGCGGATGGAGCACTCGATGTTAACTCCGTACAACGTGCAGAAAGCTATTTGGCCATAAAATATGGCATTACCCTCAATACAACTTCATTGGGAAGCACCTTTGGGAATCAAGGATACCAATACCTCGCTGCAGATGGAACCGTAATCTGGGATCCCGCTATAGATCCTGTATACCGGTTTGACATAGCAGGATTGGCCAGGGATAGATACCGGGATAACACTGGTGTTTACCCAGATTTACGATATAACCTACATCAACGTATTGCTAAAAGCGTAAATGACAATGCCTTGGTCACTATGTCTACAGACCCAAATTTCTCAGGTGACAACTTAGACCTAAGTAGACCCGAAATTCACAATACCTTTTCCGGCACTTCGTTGCACTCATACCTTCATAACTATTTGATATGGGCCAACGATCGTGCAAGTTTAAATTCAACTAACGTAGAGCTACCTGCTTCAGGTGACATTACTTTAAGAATTTCCCGAGAATGGAAAATTCAAAAAACAGTTTCTCCGGGGGTCTTGCCAATTTCAGGGGTGAGCGTTCGGGTAGACCTTTCAGGTTCGGATATCTTAACCAATGATGCCTGTGGTATCCAACTCATGATAGATCGAGATGGAGATGGGAATTTCACGACTGGCATTATTGATTATGTAACGGCAACAGCTATAGTAGGTACCGATGCTTTTTTTGATAATGTTGATTTAGAACATTTGGACGTGTTCTCCATTGGTTTTGGGGACTTTACCGACCCAACGGCAAGTAATCCAAACCCCATAGATGTTTGTGGTACAGCACCAGCTCCAGACCCGTCCGTTGTCGACGATGAAGACGATAATTGTTCTGTGGACACCGTGGTCCACATCAGCGATGTGTCAGATGGTGGATTCAATCCTGAAATTATCACTCGTACCTATAGAATAACTGACACCTCTGGCAATTTTGTAGATGTAGTACAGACTATTAATATTTACCCCTCTCCCGATGCAGGGACCGACGCCAACATGACCATATGTGAGGGGGACATCCTAACCGCTGCGGACCTTTTCGCCCAGCTCGGCGGAACGCCCGATGCAGGGGGAAGCTGGAGCCCGGCACCCGCAGGGGCCGGGACCTACACCTATACCGTCACCGCAATCGCGCCGTGCACCACAGATGCAACGGCTCAGGTGACCGTAAACGAACAGCAACGGCCCGATGCAGGGACCGACGCCAACATGGCCATATGTGAGGGCGATACCGTGAGCGATGCGGACCTCTTCGCTCAGCTCGGCGGAACGCCCGACGCAGGGGGGAGCTGGAATCCGGCACCCGCAGGGCCAGGGGTCTACACCTATACCGTCACCGCAATCGCGCCATGCACCACAGATGCAACGGCTCAGGTGACCGTAAACGAACAGCAACGGCCCGATGCAGGGACCGACGGAAGCCTCACCATATGTGAGGGGGACATCCTAACCGCTGCGGACCTCTTCGCTCAGCTCGGCGGAACACCGGACGTAGGCGGAAGCTGGAACCCGGCACCCGCAGGGGCAGGATTATACACCTATACCGTCACCGCAATCGCGCCGTGCACCACAGATGCAACGGCTCAGGTGACCGTAAACGAACAGCAACGGCCCGACGCAGGGACCGACGCCAACATGACCATATGTGAGGGGGACATCCTAACCGCTGCGGACCTTTTCGCCCAGCTCGGGGGAACACCCGATGCCGGGGGAAGCTGGAGCCCCGCACCCGTAGGGGCAGGGATCTACACCTATACCGTCACCGCAATCGCGCCGTGCACCACAGATGCAACGGCTCAGGTGACCGTAAACGAACAGCAACGGCCCGACGCAGGGACCGACGGAAGCCTCACCATATGTGAGGGCGATACCCTGACCGCTGCGGACCTTTTCGTACAGCTCGGGGGAACACCGGACGTAGGCGGAAGCTGGAGCCCGGCACCCGCAGGGGCCGGGACCTACACCTATACCGTCGGCGCAACGGCACCATGCACCACCGACGCAACAGCTCAGGTGACCGTAACCGAACAGCAACGGCCCGATGCCGATGCCGGGGCGGACGACGCGATATGCGGTGCAGTGAACTATACCGTTACAGGTGCTTCGGCATCAGGTTTCGATAGCCTGCTCTGGACCCACAACGGGAACGGTAACTTCACCGACGCCACCGTCATGAACGCGGAGTACGTGCCCGATGCGTCCGATGTCGGAACGACGGTAACCCTGACCCTCACCTCAAGCAGTTCCGGCGTGTGCCCTGACGATATCGATGCGATGGACCTGAACATAGGTACGATTCCACAAATCGTTATGGTCTCCTCTTCGGATCCTTTGGCTTGTGGGGGAAATGGTACGATAGAACTTACATTTTCGAACGTTCCCGATGGAAACTATGATATCGTATATGATGCCGGGACCTTTATCGGGGTTTCTGTTTCGGCGGGAGAGGCCACCATTGGCGCACCGCAAGGAATATACGACAACATTCGAATAACCGTCAACGGATGTACTTCCACCGATGACCCCGACACCACCCTCACCGATCCAGGGGACCCCACCCCGGATGCGGGCACGGGGGGAGATGTCTGCGATATCGCAAACGCCTTCCCAACCAACGCCCTTGTGGCGATAGGAACGGGCACATGGACGAACCAGACGCCCCTTGTGGGCACCGCGACGTTCGCAGACCCCAACGACGAGACCACCGATATAACAGTGGACGCATACGGAAGCTATACCTTCCGGTGGACCGATGCGAACGGATCGTGCTCAGGGTTCGACGAGATAACTGTCAACTTCTTCGAAGAGCCCACGAACGCAGATGCCGGCCCGGACATCCCACAGTGCGGCACGCCCGACTTCACCATGGCGGCCAACTCACCGGCAGTGGGCACCGGTACATGGACGCAGACAGCGGGCCCTGCGCTAACCATAGTCAGTGCCAACGACCCGACCAGCGGTGTCAACGGACTTCCCGCAGGGAGTTCCGCAACGCTCAGGTGGACCATCGCCAACGGATCCTGTACCGAATCCTTCGATGAGGTTGTGATAACAAATGACCAACAGCCCATAGTCGATGCCGGGGCGGACGACGCGATATGCGATGCCATGCCATATACAGTTGCAGGTGCTTCGGCATCAGGTTTCGACAGCCTGCTCTGGACCCACAACGGGAACGGAAATTTCACCGACGCCACCGTCGTGAACGCGGAGTACGTACCCGATGCATCCGATGTCGGAACGACGGTGACCCTGACCCTCACCGCAAGCAGTTCCGGCATATGCCCTGACAATATCGATGCGATGGACTTGACCGTAACCGAACAGCCCGACGCAGGGACCGACGCCAACATGGCCATATGCGAGGGCGGTACCGTAACGGCAGCTCAGCTATTCGCACAGCTCGGCGGAACGCCCGACGCAGGGGGAAGCTGGAATCCGGCACCCGCAGGGCCAGGGGTCTACACCTATACCGTCAACGCAATCGCGCCATGCACCACAGATGCGACCGCACAGGTCACCGTAACCGAACAGCAACGGCCCGATGCAGGGACCGACGCCAACATGGCCATATGCGAGGGCGATACCGTGAGCGCAGCTCAGCTATTCGCACAGCTCGGGGGGACGCCAGATATCGGGGGGTCATGGAACCCAGCACCTGCAGGGGCCGGGGTATACACCTACACCGTCAACGCAACAGCACCCTGCACCACCGACGCAACAGCACAGGTAACCGTAACAGAACTGCAAGTACCGCTAGCACCGACCATCAACGTAACGCCAGAGGACTGCGCAGGGGACGCCACCAACACCGTGACCAACTATGACCCCAACCTGACCTATACCTCCAACCCGGCAGGGCTGAGCGTGGGCGCAGGAGGGAACATCACAGGGGGCAACGACGGGGTCAACTACACCATCACAGCGGAGAACTCCGACGGATGCACACAAGATTCAGCGCCATTCGCATTCGACGCAGGAACACAGCTGCAAGTACCGCTAGCACCGACCATCAACGTAACGCCAGAGGACTGCGCAGGGGACGCCACCAACACCGTGACCAACTATGACCCCAACCTGACCTATACCTCCAACCCGGCAGGGCTGAGCGTGGGCGCAGGAGGGAACATCACAGGGGGCAACGACGGGGTCAACTACACCATCACAGCGGAGAACTCCGACGGATGCACACAAGATTCAGCGCCATTCGCATTCGACGCAGGAACACAGCTGCAAGTACCGCTAGCACCGACCATCAACGTAACGCCAGAGGACTGCGCAGGGGACGCCACCAACACCGTGACCAACTATGACCCCAACCTGACCTATACCTCCAACCCGGCAGGGCTGAGCGTGGGCGCAGGAGGGAACATCACAGGGGGCAACGACGGGGTCAACTACACCATCACAGCGGAGAACTCCGACGGATGCACACAAGATTCAGCGCCATTCGCATTCGACGCAGGAACACAGCTGCAAGTACCGCTAGCACCGACCATCAACGTAACGCCAGAGGACTGCGCAGGGGACGCCACCAACACCGTGACCAACTATGACCCCAACCTGACCTATACCTCCAACCCGGCAGGGCTGAGCGTGGGCGCAGGAGGGAACATCACAGGGGGCAAC
The nucleotide sequence above comes from Flagellimonas sp. HMM57. Encoded proteins:
- a CDS encoding Two component regulator three Y domain-containing protein is translated as MSLPVFLCGQNLLPPVYNYNILEYQGGSKNWDLTVNSKGELFVANNKGMLYFDGERWTLNKLPNSTIIRSVLSVGERIYTGSYEEFGFWKKNAGVLEYTSLTHLIKGHLFTSEEFWEILSVDDTIFFRSFSSIYIYKNDTITVIEPSEVISDFIWYDDRMIVASSTSGLFELQDDALVPLENQEKLLNRTVTDIAVVDGKLIVGTKLNGCYFFENDELISWDEDLNEELKKHQLNKILKLDNGKIAFGTIKNGVYLYDFQTKESRVLNKASGLQNNTLLSMLQYEDQLWLGLDNGLGRVKLNSPIKYYTDNSGALGTVYDANFFEDKLYLGSNTGVFYFDDHDLRFINGTQGHVWDLETIDDNLLCGHNTGTFKIQKGNTEKISNISGGYEIIKIPEQSRTYIQGTYNGLATYKRQEDNSWEISKVEGIVFPIKQLCFESPTIVWAVHPYKGFYRVHLNEDYKSVLKIEQFDGIDIPTNYNIKVYKIKNQITLNIGGIWHKYDPILGEIVLFNEFQKFNGNDILNFDSSHFWFVANEEMKEIMYTDLKSDSLVITDLNLRKRLVPDSHNIIKINDSISFIVLSDGFAKINTKSLKKQLDSNKLPIPELNSLKGESIRIPIMDQYAFQLSFKNSRLLEVEFSTPKLIQPRYFYELQGPQNYSGYVEDGSISFQNLAYGEYEFKVSTVGVDNAISFPKTLTLTIDPPWYLSKFSLALYGLGIILSIFFIRWYNHRKLTRKQRELEGKMQKEQEETLAVLEKEKLAKEIKLKQNELASTTLNIAKKNEMLLELKDMLLVDKDKFANSQRYRTFIRKLNNSVKDTEDWKRFEISFKELHNDFFERLLSAYPKLTPKDLKLCAYLKMNLSTKEIAPLMAITVRGVEIHRYRLRKKLQIDGSENLSNFLITF